In Chitinophaga sp. HK235, a single window of DNA contains:
- a CDS encoding hybrid sensor histidine kinase/response regulator, producing MHPIRTLLLAGTPGMPVEDKNRVIILSTLSFLTVVLAGTIGTGIFLHSRDYGILIAAWAEVFIFSGIIFLNHRKKYLVAGACFILVNNIAVLYFGLFRQMVIEGELLTIFLCITATLIFKPLWQTLIAWGISISIIVVIIITYQFRLVEINPVKAATLFHIFGLFALVVMILVAIYFSKKYDTDLNRSLQLLNKALGEKNVTLEKRTEELSLANKKLDQANGNLRVFARTLAHEIRTEIAVQLSVESTVFTRFKIAKSEGQDFSINGSEDVKLLTGKIKTLYSTTLRLLTMVNNVLDIARAEETGSSFDLKITSFSLMEWANGLTEMMQHVADGKQIKIVTNYAAKLPALILSDRQMLDNAIKNLLINAVKFSKEGSVVTVNIYPGITEEEKLCIEVVDQGPGILTDQIEEIFEPFVTEGGGGTGLGLPIVKSAVKHLQGDIQVESELDRGSCFRVIIPLIAGKEEDSPGIAGKTYFLRKFDDNRKLRILIAEDQLLIRRAISGLCKVLQCQTIEAADGNECLRAFLLEKPDIVLLDVSMPGMNGYEVLTAIRQQKDSMLAETPVIIVTADMSQYLVSEFEGLAPDGYLLKPCTIEELTDCLNVTINKFLLKQKTAWTLR from the coding sequence ATGCACCCAATAAGAACCCTTTTGCTGGCCGGAACCCCAGGGATGCCGGTAGAAGATAAAAACCGCGTAATAATTCTAAGCACCTTGAGTTTCCTGACTGTTGTGTTAGCTGGAACAATCGGAACGGGGATTTTCTTACATTCCCGGGACTATGGTATTCTTATCGCTGCATGGGCAGAGGTGTTTATTTTCAGTGGAATTATCTTTTTGAACCACAGGAAAAAGTATCTGGTGGCAGGTGCTTGTTTTATTCTGGTCAATAATATTGCTGTGTTATACTTCGGTTTGTTTCGGCAAATGGTTATAGAGGGAGAGCTGCTTACTATTTTTTTATGTATAACTGCGACACTGATCTTTAAACCGCTATGGCAGACGCTAATAGCCTGGGGGATATCCATTTCTATTATTGTTGTTATAATTATAACATATCAATTCAGGTTGGTAGAAATCAATCCTGTCAAAGCAGCAACGCTTTTTCACATTTTTGGTCTCTTTGCATTAGTTGTTATGATTCTCGTTGCTATATACTTTAGCAAAAAATATGACACTGATCTGAATCGGTCGTTGCAGCTTCTGAATAAAGCTTTAGGAGAAAAAAATGTGACGCTGGAAAAACGAACGGAGGAATTAAGTTTGGCTAACAAAAAGCTTGATCAGGCAAACGGAAATCTTCGTGTCTTTGCCCGCACCCTGGCCCATGAAATCCGTACAGAAATAGCGGTACAATTGAGTGTGGAGTCTACCGTTTTTACCCGGTTTAAAATAGCTAAAAGTGAAGGGCAGGATTTCTCAATTAATGGTAGTGAAGATGTTAAATTACTTACCGGGAAAATAAAAACATTGTATTCAACAACACTCCGCTTGTTGACAATGGTAAATAATGTCCTCGATATTGCTCGCGCAGAAGAAACGGGGAGTTCTTTTGATCTTAAAATAACCAGCTTTTCACTAATGGAATGGGCTAATGGGCTTACAGAGATGATGCAGCATGTCGCAGATGGGAAACAAATAAAAATTGTCACGAACTATGCTGCGAAATTGCCTGCATTAATTCTGTCGGATAGGCAAATGTTGGATAACGCAATTAAAAATCTACTGATAAATGCGGTTAAATTTAGCAAAGAAGGGAGTGTTGTAACTGTCAATATTTATCCCGGTATTACAGAAGAAGAAAAGTTATGTATTGAAGTAGTGGATCAGGGCCCCGGGATTTTAACCGATCAGATAGAGGAGATTTTTGAGCCTTTTGTAACAGAAGGTGGTGGCGGTACAGGGTTGGGATTGCCAATTGTAAAAAGTGCAGTAAAGCATCTGCAAGGTGATATACAGGTTGAATCAGAGCTGGATCGGGGAAGTTGTTTTAGAGTTATAATCCCCCTTATAGCAGGTAAAGAAGAGGATTCACCGGGCATAGCAGGCAAAACATATTTCTTAAGAAAGTTTGACGACAATCGGAAATTGCGTATACTGATAGCAGAGGATCAATTATTGATTCGACGTGCCATTTCTGGTCTATGCAAGGTATTACAATGTCAAACCATTGAGGCCGCTGATGGCAATGAGTGTCTCCGTGCATTCCTGTTGGAAAAACCAGATATAGTGCTCCTGGATGTTTCAATGCCGGGCATGAATGGTTATGAGGTACTCACTGCTATCAGACAACAGAAAGATTCAATGTTGGCGGAAACACCTGTCATAATAGTGACAGCTGATATGTCCCAATACCTAGTGTCGGAATTTGAGGGTCTTGCCCCGGATGGATACCTCCTGAAGCCTTGTACTATTGAGGAGCTGACCGATTGCCTGAATGTTACTATTAACAAGTTTCTTTTAAAACAGAAAACAGCGTGGACACTGCGCTGA
- a CDS encoding condensation domain-containing protein produces MNYSLDTTFEPSIGQIEYIRYLHRENASSPSFILLEEEMVELNVSALEKAVACFVRRHESVRTVFPLIEGQVRQLVLPADERFQIEHIDERDYTGAYSELKNECTTRAVNAFSQIGIGPLIRFFLFRRKSGSYGMATYIHHVLCDEWSSGIINREIGAFYNAYVESLEPEAPPMTIHLRHYCEHQNHYLRTHREKLIKSWEKRLDGFCNLFDTAAFYRRYQRLTGLAVPPERLAAAPDSMAGLHAVLSRFEGARYNSIIDGVLFENLTTATRLNKWTLTSLVYASLYAFISTYSDKPQVLLVALIADRFLPAHQQLIGCLLGATYFPRNVTEDMTIDEFVKAVLKDILFNSRKLILSHEFLELDAVKMQTASDIYINYIRRDEKVRRQLHDTGKHYPTNELSYPIECVIIEYTDGIIFEWRYNNSLFSKAMFEHMIGYHRQVLEWMVANSGDTIGGLKKTLECTIG; encoded by the coding sequence ATGAACTATTCTCTGGACACCACCTTTGAACCCTCTATCGGGCAAATCGAATACATCAGGTACCTGCACCGGGAAAATGCTTCCAGTCCGTCTTTTATCCTGCTGGAAGAGGAAATGGTGGAACTTAATGTGTCTGCACTGGAAAAAGCGGTTGCCTGCTTTGTGCGGCGGCACGAGAGCGTAAGAACTGTTTTTCCACTGATAGAAGGACAGGTAAGGCAGCTGGTGCTGCCGGCAGATGAGCGCTTTCAGATAGAACATATAGACGAGCGGGATTACACTGGCGCTTACAGCGAACTTAAAAACGAATGTACCACCAGGGCGGTGAATGCCTTTTCGCAGATAGGTATCGGACCGTTGATCAGGTTTTTCCTGTTCAGGCGAAAGTCGGGTAGTTACGGTATGGCTACGTATATACATCATGTATTGTGTGATGAATGGTCAAGCGGAATCATTAACCGGGAGATTGGTGCATTCTATAATGCATATGTTGAGAGCCTGGAGCCGGAGGCGCCGCCGATGACCATCCACCTTCGGCACTATTGTGAGCATCAGAACCATTACCTGCGCACTCATCGTGAAAAGCTGATAAAATCCTGGGAAAAGCGTTTGGATGGCTTCTGTAACCTGTTCGATACTGCTGCTTTTTACCGCAGGTACCAACGGCTGACAGGCCTGGCTGTTCCTCCGGAAAGGCTGGCAGCCGCACCTGATAGTATGGCCGGGCTTCATGCGGTGTTGAGCCGTTTCGAGGGAGCGCGTTATAATAGTATTATTGATGGTGTATTGTTTGAAAATCTAACCACCGCTACCCGGCTTAACAAATGGACACTTACCTCCCTGGTATACGCCAGTTTGTATGCGTTTATCAGCACTTATTCAGATAAGCCGCAGGTATTGCTGGTAGCATTGATTGCAGACAGATTCCTGCCTGCTCACCAGCAACTGATCGGCTGTTTGCTGGGAGCAACCTATTTCCCGAGAAATGTAACAGAGGATATGACGATAGATGAATTTGTCAAAGCTGTGCTGAAGGATATCCTGTTTAATTCCAGGAAGCTGATCCTCAGTCATGAGTTCCTGGAACTCGATGCCGTTAAAATGCAGACTGCTTCGGATATCTACATCAATTATATCCGAAGGGATGAAAAAGTACGGCGCCAGCTTCATGATACCGGCAAACACTATCCCACCAATGAATTAAGCTATCCCATCGAATGTGTGATAATAGAATATACAGACGGAATCATCTTTGAATGGAGGTATAATAATTCGCTGTTCAGTAAAGCGATGTTTGAGCATATGATCGGTTATCACCGGCAGGTACTGGAATGGATGGTTGCCAATAGTGGCGATACGATAGGTGGTCTGAAAAAAACGCTGGAATGTACAATAGGGTAA
- a CDS encoding class I SAM-dependent methyltransferase has product MKDINGIEIDHLMGATNTVEENFRLWSTYDWSNEGREWCMSEEWVKSIVRHVILPELGGKDHIVEIGAGAGVWSEILLKLCKQLTLVDIVPKCLDICRQKFATADNVAYELNDGRSLGFIADQGADGIWAMHTFVHVNENDAAAYFREFKRILKPGGVAVIHHGRMGNTGFNMGWRSSVTNETIARICADAGLSLEKQFSSWGKNGKYKLWPSLEEDKIPDSFSIIRQTLQNPA; this is encoded by the coding sequence ATGAAAGATATCAATGGAATTGAAATCGATCACCTGATGGGTGCAACAAATACCGTGGAGGAGAACTTCCGGCTATGGTCTACCTACGACTGGAGCAATGAAGGCCGTGAATGGTGCATGTCGGAAGAATGGGTGAAAAGTATCGTGCGGCATGTGATCCTTCCGGAACTGGGAGGGAAGGACCATATTGTAGAAATAGGCGCTGGTGCGGGTGTATGGTCGGAAATACTGCTAAAGTTGTGTAAGCAGCTGACACTGGTGGATATAGTACCCAAATGTCTGGATATCTGCCGTCAGAAGTTTGCGACCGCAGATAACGTAGCTTACGAGCTGAATGACGGACGTAGTCTGGGATTTATTGCAGACCAGGGCGCCGATGGTATCTGGGCCATGCATACATTCGTGCACGTTAATGAGAACGATGCAGCGGCTTATTTCAGGGAGTTTAAAAGGATACTGAAGCCCGGCGGGGTAGCTGTTATTCACCATGGAAGAATGGGGAATACGGGGTTTAATATGGGGTGGCGCAGTAGTGTTACCAATGAAACAATTGCCAGGATATGCGCTGATGCAGGGCTCAGCCTCGAAAAACAGTTTTCATCCTGGGGCAAAAATGGGAAGTACAAGTTATGGCCGTCACTGGAAGAAGACAAGATACCTGACAGCTTTTCCATCATCCGTCAAACACTCCAAAATCCTGCCTGA
- a CDS encoding TonB-dependent receptor, with amino-acid sequence MGFIRALCCLGLLASALSVNAQRYKITGMVTGDSVRIPGAIITLRSKTDSALVAGTVTSEHGTFEMQAEKNSYVLQVHMASYQSWNRDITVNDAVDLGRINLQTSSRELKTVVITSRRPFITRNLDKTVLDIENSVYSKGENGFRLFNVVPGVQTDNLGKISFRGTEGITVYIDNRKIQLSGNQLMNYLKSIPSESIKSIEISSVPASEYDAQNTGAIVNIILKKSYKQGFSGTVSSYYEQHRFPNFTNSALLNYGTGKFNFQGSYTYADYHGFSDNTESQYYHNIGLNTVQTERYQEKISYQDARIGVDYNITDKQVLGVNYQYTHTRAKGTSVADNVSRSAPMFNNIDSFFVTNSEKDYLLKNQFLNVFYRNRLDSLGSRLDAGYNFVGYDNNINSSIDSRFFRPDSTTLRSPQYLYIYNPLKINIHTWNLDLQKVFSNKTTLKAGAKYSNSYTDNNIAYYNGQLPDSKLDSGRSSIFRYRENIFALYSSYSKEWKDWSMNAGLRAEYTGYEGRSETGEKVIGRSSWALFPSLFLQRKLNKDALTFSYARRITRPSYQLLNPFEDVEDPYFLTRGNPLLVPYFSNSMELAYLLKSKYNFTLYYKSTDNIINNVYRAEGRLIVSTYDNINDERVLGLSVSAPVRLTKWWEISAFASLSYNQIRVRATPATTYRKWTTYIWGSSKFTLPHNFFIEVSGNDLINAFYGIYDLDEQGVINMSFKKTFLEDKLTVTLTANDPFNIKRVGFEIHEQTFDRYVKNILPVRSVGIGVSYNFSGGKKKVSKEQVDAANQDEINRLNK; translated from the coding sequence ATGGGATTTATTCGGGCCTTATGCTGTCTGGGCCTTCTGGCAAGCGCATTGTCTGTGAATGCACAACGGTACAAAATAACCGGAATGGTAACCGGAGATTCTGTCAGGATTCCTGGTGCTATCATCACGCTTCGTAGTAAAACCGATAGCGCGCTGGTGGCCGGAACGGTGACATCGGAGCATGGTACGTTCGAAATGCAGGCTGAAAAGAACAGTTATGTTTTGCAGGTACATATGGCCAGCTACCAATCCTGGAACCGGGATATAACCGTGAATGACGCTGTGGACCTCGGCCGGATAAATCTTCAGACCAGTTCCCGTGAACTGAAAACTGTAGTCATTACTTCCCGCCGGCCTTTTATTACCAGAAACCTGGATAAAACAGTGCTGGATATTGAGAACAGCGTATATAGCAAAGGTGAGAATGGCTTCCGGCTCTTTAATGTGGTTCCGGGAGTACAGACGGATAATCTCGGCAAAATCTCGTTCCGCGGTACTGAAGGAATTACCGTCTATATCGACAACCGCAAAATTCAGCTATCCGGCAACCAATTGATGAATTACCTGAAATCAATTCCTTCGGAATCGATTAAATCCATTGAAATCAGCTCTGTTCCGGCTTCTGAATACGACGCACAGAATACAGGCGCTATCGTGAATATTATCCTCAAAAAAAGCTATAAACAAGGATTTTCGGGTACTGTTTCTTCCTACTACGAGCAGCACCGCTTCCCTAACTTCACCAACAGCGCATTGCTGAATTATGGTACGGGTAAATTCAACTTCCAGGGTAGTTATACCTACGCAGACTATCACGGCTTTTCCGACAATACGGAATCCCAGTATTATCATAATATCGGGCTGAATACAGTTCAGACTGAACGGTATCAGGAAAAAATCAGTTACCAGGATGCACGGATAGGGGTGGACTATAACATCACTGATAAACAGGTGCTGGGCGTCAACTACCAGTACACACATACCAGGGCTAAAGGAACGAGTGTTGCCGATAACGTTTCCCGCAGTGCGCCCATGTTCAATAACATAGATTCCTTTTTTGTAACCAACAGTGAAAAGGATTATCTCCTGAAAAACCAGTTCCTGAATGTTTTCTACCGTAACCGGCTCGATTCCCTGGGCAGCAGGCTCGATGCGGGGTATAACTTCGTTGGATATGACAACAATATCAATTCCAGCATCGACAGCCGGTTTTTCAGGCCGGATTCAACCACCTTGCGCAGCCCGCAATATCTGTACATTTACAATCCTTTAAAGATTAATATTCACACCTGGAACCTGGACCTGCAGAAGGTTTTCAGTAACAAAACCACCCTTAAGGCTGGTGCCAAGTACAGTAATTCCTATACAGATAACAATATTGCCTATTACAACGGGCAGCTGCCTGATTCCAAACTGGACTCCGGCAGATCGAGTATCTTCCGCTACCGGGAAAATATTTTTGCACTTTATTCCAGTTACAGCAAAGAGTGGAAGGACTGGAGTATGAATGCCGGGTTGAGAGCGGAATATACCGGCTATGAAGGCCGGTCGGAGACAGGTGAAAAAGTAATCGGAAGGTCCAGTTGGGCGCTATTTCCCAGCCTTTTCCTGCAACGGAAGCTGAACAAGGACGCACTTACTTTTTCATATGCCCGGAGGATAACAAGACCATCCTACCAGTTATTGAATCCTTTTGAAGATGTGGAAGATCCGTATTTTCTGACCCGTGGAAACCCTTTGCTGGTACCGTATTTCTCCAATTCGATGGAACTTGCCTACCTGCTGAAATCCAAATACAACTTCACGCTGTACTACAAGAGTACTGACAATATTATCAATAATGTTTACCGGGCAGAGGGCAGGCTTATTGTCTCAACATATGATAACATCAACGATGAACGTGTTCTCGGTTTATCCGTAAGTGCGCCTGTTCGGCTTACCAAATGGTGGGAAATATCTGCTTTTGCCTCCCTGTCCTATAACCAGATCAGGGTCAGGGCAACCCCGGCAACTACCTATCGGAAATGGACCACCTATATCTGGGGCAGTAGTAAATTCACACTTCCTCATAACTTTTTCATTGAGGTGTCCGGCAATGATCTGATCAATGCTTTCTATGGTATCTATGACCTGGATGAACAGGGAGTGATCAATATGTCATTTAAGAAAACCTTCCTGGAAGACAAACTAACCGTTACCCTGACAGCCAACGATCCATTCAATATCAAAAGAGTCGGCTTCGAAATTCATGAACAGACATTCGACAGGTACGTGAAGAACATACTGCCCGTAAGGTCTGTAGGGATCGGCGTTTCGTACAATTTCTCGGGTGGAAAGAAAAAAGTGTCGAAGGAACAGGTCGATGCTGCCAACCAGGATGAAATCAACAGATTAAATAAATAG
- a CDS encoding 2OG-Fe(II) oxygenase, translated as MKTRTELVQGENIHIIDDTFSEEEIQAFFEYVEELPFRRKEKSNEYDNFPIFSTDFDPVVFEESTYIGQKARLLLETYVPEGKHYNLFRAYVNLSTYGDVEYPHYDCQADQKDITVLYYVNLKWNNTFGGETIFYEEHDTRLAILPKPGRFVIFPGKIEHMGSVASRICKTPRYSLALKYNLIQ; from the coding sequence ATGAAAACAAGAACTGAGCTGGTACAGGGGGAGAACATCCATATTATTGATGATACCTTCTCCGAAGAGGAAATACAGGCTTTTTTTGAGTATGTGGAAGAGCTACCATTCCGCCGAAAAGAAAAAAGTAATGAATATGACAATTTTCCTATCTTTAGCACCGACTTTGACCCTGTGGTATTCGAAGAGAGTACTTATATCGGACAGAAAGCCCGGCTGCTCCTGGAGACATATGTACCTGAAGGAAAGCATTATAACCTCTTCAGGGCCTATGTTAACCTGTCCACGTATGGAGATGTTGAATATCCACATTATGATTGTCAGGCTGATCAGAAAGACATTACCGTGTTGTACTATGTTAACTTAAAATGGAACAATACATTTGGTGGAGAAACTATCTTTTATGAAGAGCATGATACCCGGCTTGCTATCCTGCCCAAACCCGGAAGGTTTGTGATTTTCCCTGGAAAGATCGAACATATGGGTTCTGTAGCATCCCGGATCTGTAAAACGCCGAGGTATAGCCTGGCGCTCAAGTATAACCTGATTCAATGA
- a CDS encoding cupin-like domain-containing protein, whose protein sequence is MNLSDKHLMQITRDNSSHVSRDYFNEHYGFPGIPVVFSHAFQDMPVKEKWDFSYLRAVMQEPEELEVLDGSNTTKSMTLAEYMLLRDPSLYYKTSRHVNNALADDFTTPGQFSCWYANTTVGNPRNRLSWLYVGMKDTFSELHRDIWWTSAWNYLIRGRKLWLIYPAAYTPGIEANMDAYKLKGQPGRLLDGDGGIYKPLVCIQEEGELIFVPGNCYHSVINLDDTISLTENFMNETNYDMVRMYFRKGSNTNNIRMIDDIIKEGFLNMKDNINTIPYENKN, encoded by the coding sequence ATGAATTTATCAGATAAACATTTAATGCAGATTACCCGCGACAACAGTAGCCATGTCAGCAGGGACTATTTCAACGAGCATTACGGGTTTCCCGGCATTCCCGTTGTTTTCTCCCATGCTTTTCAGGACATGCCGGTGAAGGAAAAATGGGACTTTTCATATCTCAGGGCCGTCATGCAGGAGCCTGAAGAGCTGGAGGTGCTTGATGGCAGTAATACAACGAAGAGCATGACACTGGCGGAGTATATGCTTCTCCGTGATCCATCCCTTTACTACAAAACCAGCCGTCATGTGAACAATGCACTGGCAGACGATTTTACCACACCAGGGCAGTTCAGTTGCTGGTATGCGAATACAACCGTAGGCAACCCAAGGAACCGGCTTTCCTGGTTATATGTAGGGATGAAAGACACTTTCAGTGAGCTGCATCGTGATATCTGGTGGACCAGCGCATGGAATTACCTGATCAGGGGCCGCAAACTGTGGCTGATCTACCCTGCAGCCTATACCCCCGGTATCGAAGCGAATATGGACGCCTATAAACTGAAGGGGCAGCCAGGGCGGCTTCTGGATGGAGACGGCGGTATTTACAAACCCCTCGTATGCATACAGGAAGAAGGGGAGCTGATTTTTGTGCCTGGAAACTGTTATCACAGCGTCATTAACCTGGATGATACGATCTCGCTGACAGAGAACTTTATGAATGAAACCAATTATGATATGGTGAGAATGTACTTCCGGAAAGGGTCTAATACCAATAATATCAGGATGATTGACGATATTATTAAAGAAGGGTTTCTGAACATGAAGGATAACATAAATACAATTCCTTATGAAAACAAGAACTGA
- a CDS encoding S8 family serine peptidase — translation MKIGIIDTGIDAGHRRFDHKQIERIGLMEEENGMISVCNETDDEEGHGTGIASIILNHAPEATVKAVKLATRNRKISEQLLAAAIDLLTDDEEIRIINISMGIRTNQPSAALRQVCERAAGKGIVIAASAYYLYNEWCYPAHFNTVFGVGQGIVKSKHEFRFMENRWADVLAKGGFQRVAVPGNGFKFSTGTSLATAHFTGIISKSHLNGEWTDLSSLREWLRHHSVTSVMSFTGHDQPIDRHEQQDKKEVTPAEVFSSLNIPACMNKVAIFPFEEKEMRTVLEFSEKLTCHLSFAISYPRPLKLEQSIALLEEKKIPYTLQQLTEEQFDSFDTLVVGYFLDKADDHNAYYGYQLIRECIRRNKHFLVWDRVAYKLIQTVAGEAGAAYKGTIYLAGFNAEDRNRLLQAVDNTAVTTPSLCVIGTSKKQGKFTTQMILKELLQDAGYQVSHISTEPQGILLGADLTFPIGHNDTVVLDLKDWNRTLKRLQLLLADIRKPDIIISGGQGGIIPRHPVNDEDPPEKLSYVKAFYPDALICSISPNDSIAFIHKTRDVVTAFVNSLVLFYVLTPWEFNFHHGSGPSVMTYRRISNEEYQEKLAFYRKELDAPVFDIMNRETHAELLRIILQFFSPDKTDAG, via the coding sequence ATGAAGATTGGAATAATAGATACAGGTATCGATGCAGGGCACCGCAGGTTTGACCATAAACAGATAGAGCGTATAGGCCTGATGGAAGAAGAGAACGGGATGATATCTGTTTGCAATGAAACCGATGACGAGGAAGGGCATGGAACAGGTATTGCATCCATTATACTGAATCATGCGCCGGAAGCCACTGTGAAGGCCGTCAAACTGGCGACCCGGAACAGGAAGATATCCGAACAATTGCTGGCAGCAGCTATTGATCTGCTGACGGACGATGAGGAGATCAGGATCATCAATATCAGCATGGGTATCAGGACCAATCAGCCTTCCGCCGCGCTCCGGCAGGTATGTGAGAGAGCTGCCGGTAAAGGTATTGTTATCGCAGCGTCGGCCTATTATCTGTACAATGAATGGTGTTACCCTGCGCATTTCAATACTGTTTTCGGAGTTGGACAAGGCATCGTTAAATCGAAGCATGAATTCCGGTTCATGGAAAACAGATGGGCGGATGTCCTTGCCAAAGGCGGATTTCAACGGGTGGCTGTGCCGGGAAACGGATTTAAATTCAGCACAGGTACAAGTCTGGCCACTGCTCATTTTACAGGGATCATTTCAAAATCACACCTGAACGGAGAATGGACGGATCTGTCTTCTCTCCGGGAATGGCTCAGGCATCATTCAGTCACCTCGGTCATGAGCTTTACCGGCCATGACCAGCCTATCGACAGGCATGAGCAGCAAGACAAAAAAGAAGTGACACCTGCGGAAGTCTTCAGCAGCCTCAATATACCAGCCTGCATGAATAAGGTGGCTATTTTCCCTTTCGAAGAAAAGGAGATGAGGACGGTGCTGGAGTTCTCAGAAAAGCTTACCTGTCATCTCAGCTTTGCTATCAGCTATCCCCGGCCGTTGAAGCTGGAGCAGTCCATTGCACTGCTGGAAGAGAAAAAAATTCCTTATACACTGCAACAGCTTACGGAAGAACAATTTGACAGTTTTGATACCCTGGTAGTAGGCTACTTCCTGGATAAGGCAGATGACCACAATGCATATTACGGCTACCAGCTCATCCGGGAATGTATCCGCCGGAATAAACATTTTCTCGTATGGGACAGGGTAGCATACAAGCTGATACAGACAGTGGCCGGTGAAGCCGGAGCGGCATACAAGGGTACTATCTATCTCGCGGGATTCAATGCGGAGGACCGCAACCGTTTGCTCCAGGCAGTGGATAATACGGCAGTGACCACCCCTTCCTTATGTGTGATCGGTACCAGTAAAAAGCAGGGAAAATTCACTACCCAGATGATCCTGAAAGAATTGCTGCAGGACGCCGGCTATCAGGTGTCCCATATCTCTACAGAACCGCAGGGGATATTACTGGGCGCAGATCTTACCTTTCCCATCGGTCATAATGATACGGTGGTTCTTGACCTGAAAGACTGGAACAGGACCCTGAAACGTTTGCAGCTGCTGCTGGCAGATATCCGGAAACCTGATATCATTATCAGTGGCGGGCAGGGGGGCATCATCCCCCGTCATCCTGTTAATGATGAAGACCCTCCCGAAAAACTCAGCTATGTAAAGGCATTTTACCCGGACGCGCTTATTTGTTCCATCAGCCCGAACGATTCCATCGCTTTCATCCATAAAACAAGAGATGTAGTTACCGCTTTCGTTAACTCCCTGGTATTGTTTTATGTGCTCACCCCCTGGGAATTTAATTTCCATCATGGGAGCGGCCCGTCAGTAATGACTTATCGCCGGATATCCAACGAGGAATATCAGGAAAAACTTGCTTTCTATCGTAAAGAGCTGGATGCTCCTGTGTTTGATATTATGAACAGGGAAACCCACGCGGAACTACTGAGGATCATATTACAATTCTTTTCACCCGATAAAACCGATGCAGGATGA